One genomic window of Candidatus Nanohalobium constans includes the following:
- a CDS encoding PadR family transcriptional regulator: MSEPNLNHTYRVYTLLLLKMGSRHGYEIIDRIGEVTGKDPSTSHIYPFLSELEENDYVVSENGSRGKKIYSLTEEGKDFVGDQLDSFGEMLHAAIRDEIDECSHCSCKIYDNGYEDDGDVFCCRHCAGASG, from the coding sequence ATGTCGGAGCCGAATTTGAATCATACTTATCGAGTTTATACTCTTTTGTTGTTGAAGATGGGTTCTAGGCACGGTTATGAGATTATTGATAGGATTGGTGAGGTAACGGGGAAAGATCCTAGTACGTCTCATATTTATCCTTTTCTTTCAGAGCTTGAGGAGAATGATTATGTTGTTTCGGAGAATGGTAGTAGAGGGAAGAAGATTTACTCTTTGACTGAGGAAGGTAAGGATTTTGTTGGAGATCAGCTTGACTCTTTTGGAGAGATGCTTCACGCCGCTATAAGAGATGAGATAGACGAGTGCAGTCACTGCAGTTGTAAGATTTACGATAATGGTTACGAGGACGATGGAGATGTTTTCTGTTGCAGGCACTGCGCGGGTGCCAGCGGTTGA
- a CDS encoding alpha/beta fold hydrolase: MGTFKGLEYGIEQGNGKPIIFIHGWLGSKKFWKLITPYLDLDNPVIRYDQRCHGGSGCKPFTIRELAKDLNEMIEELELDNPILVGHSMGGMTALQYAAEYENFSGLVLLATSADTPDPENKSVEYFLEQYNELEKSEWAEEITENYVAESEKPEIREMTRRELQKADDRPIRNGLKAMIEYDVTEQLGDVEKPAAVVAAEKDGAITQDKSEQVAELLDCELKTLNTSHQMLPEKPEKVAGIIDSFVKSVS, encoded by the coding sequence GTGGGAACCTTCAAGGGGCTTGAATACGGCATTGAACAAGGAAATGGCAAGCCTATAATTTTCATTCATGGCTGGCTTGGCAGCAAAAAGTTCTGGAAGCTGATAACTCCTTACTTGGATCTGGATAATCCTGTGATAAGGTATGATCAGAGATGTCATGGTGGTTCAGGGTGTAAGCCTTTCACTATCAGAGAGTTAGCCAAGGATCTCAATGAAATGATTGAGGAACTTGAATTAGATAATCCGATATTGGTAGGTCATTCGATGGGAGGTATGACTGCACTTCAGTATGCAGCAGAGTACGAGAACTTTTCAGGCCTTGTTTTACTTGCTACTTCTGCTGACACTCCTGATCCTGAGAATAAATCTGTTGAATACTTCCTCGAACAGTATAATGAACTTGAGAAAAGTGAGTGGGCTGAGGAGATAACCGAGAACTATGTTGCTGAAAGTGAAAAACCAGAAATACGGGAAATGACTCGTAGAGAACTACAGAAAGCAGATGACAGACCCATAAGAAATGGGCTTAAAGCCATGATAGAATACGATGTAACAGAACAGCTTGGAGATGTGGAGAAACCTGCTGCAGTAGTTGCAGCTGAAAAAGACGGCGCAATAACTCAGGACAAGTCTGAACAAGTAGCAGAACTACTTGACTGTGAGCTGAAAACACTGAACACAAGTCATCAGATGCTCCCTGAGAAACCTGAAAAGGTAGCTGGAATTATTGACAGCTTTGTGAAATCTGTTTCCTGA
- a CDS encoding lipoate protein ligase C-terminal domain-containing protein, translated as MKKASHKVEDGKMVKIQLEINDETVEGVQIRGDFFLEPPEKLEELEKQLEGLKQDSTIEEVAEKAKNVEADLIGFTHEDIGKAFRKALEGDEK; from the coding sequence ATGAAAAAAGCGTCTCACAAAGTCGAAGACGGCAAAATGGTGAAAATCCAGCTCGAAATAAACGACGAAACAGTTGAAGGAGTCCAGATCAGAGGAGACTTCTTCCTAGAACCTCCAGAAAAACTTGAAGAACTGGAAAAACAGTTAGAAGGACTCAAACAAGATTCAACCATAGAAGAAGTTGCTGAAAAAGCCAAAAATGTAGAGGCCGACCTAATCGGTTTTACACACGAAGACATAGGCAAAGCATTCAGAAAAGCACTGGAAGGTGACGAAAAATGA
- a CDS encoding lipoate--protein ligase family protein, which yields MTEWRIINEGEYSEAMHHAIDEVLTEKMDNGEMRPTLRFWYRKNPSVPMGRFQAFEDEVEVEYAQEKGIEVVRRLTGGGAMFAEPGNVITYSIYIPKEQVSEGFKESYEELDRFAVEALRELGVDADYAPLNDIEHESGKLGGAAQLRKDNAVLHHTTMSYDLNTAEMLRVLRIGKEKVSDKAVKSAEKRVSRISDHADVERREVIEKMIEKFVKDKEHEKGSLTDEEVKKAEKLSEEKFKTEEWNKKL from the coding sequence ATGACTGAATGGCGTATAATCAACGAAGGAGAATATAGTGAGGCGATGCATCATGCGATCGACGAAGTGTTGACAGAGAAAATGGACAACGGCGAGATGAGGCCGACGCTGCGATTCTGGTACCGAAAAAATCCAAGCGTGCCAATGGGTCGTTTCCAAGCCTTTGAAGACGAAGTAGAAGTAGAGTACGCACAGGAAAAAGGCATCGAAGTTGTCAGAAGATTGACAGGTGGCGGGGCGATGTTTGCCGAACCAGGGAATGTGATCACCTACTCAATCTATATCCCAAAAGAGCAGGTATCAGAAGGCTTCAAGGAAAGTTACGAAGAACTGGACCGATTTGCTGTTGAAGCGTTGAGAGAGTTAGGAGTTGACGCAGACTACGCCCCTCTAAACGACATCGAACACGAGTCAGGTAAACTAGGTGGGGCAGCCCAGCTCAGGAAAGACAACGCAGTGCTTCATCATACGACAATGAGTTATGACCTGAATACTGCTGAAATGTTGAGAGTTCTAAGAATCGGAAAGGAGAAGGTCTCAGATAAAGCCGTCAAGTCTGCTGAGAAACGAGTCTCTCGCATCTCCGATCATGCTGATGTCGAGCGCAGAGAAGTTATTGAAAAAATGATTGAGAAGTTTGTTAAGGATAAAGAGCATGAAAAAGGAAGTCTGACTGATGAAGAAGTCAAGAAAGCAGAGAAGCTGTCAGAAGAAAAATTCAAAACAGAGGAGTGGAACAAAAAACTTTAG
- a CDS encoding cob(I)yrinic acid a,c-diamide adenosyltransferase: protein MVYTGNGDRGRTDLSSGERVSKSSERIQAYGTVDELNSLVGVCRSYATDKEGELEEIQNELHILQAELANREPDTKVTDENIDRLEDRCDYYQEECPPLRSFVLAGGCKSAAQLHNARSVARRAERKIVKLDQDVELREEVLAYINRLSDLLFLMARHENHLEGVEEKSPKY from the coding sequence ATGGTTTATACTGGGAATGGGGATAGAGGTCGGACGGATTTGAGTTCTGGTGAAAGGGTTTCGAAAAGCAGTGAGAGGATTCAGGCTTACGGAACGGTCGACGAGTTAAACTCTCTTGTAGGCGTCTGTAGAAGCTACGCGACTGACAAAGAGGGGGAGCTTGAGGAAATACAGAACGAGCTTCATATTCTTCAGGCTGAATTAGCTAACCGAGAACCTGATACTAAGGTTACAGATGAAAATATCGACAGGTTAGAGGATCGCTGTGATTACTATCAGGAAGAATGTCCGCCGCTTAGAAGCTTTGTGTTAGCTGGCGGTTGTAAAAGCGCTGCACAACTGCATAACGCAAGAAGCGTGGCTAGAAGAGCAGAAAGGAAAATAGTAAAGCTTGATCAAGATGTAGAACTCCGTGAAGAAGTTCTTGCGTATATTAACCGTTTAAGTGACTTGTTGTTTTTGATGGCGCGGCATGAGAACCATCTGGAGGGTGTGGAGGAGAAGAGTCCGAAGTACTAA
- a CDS encoding ATP-grasp domain-containing protein: MKLYENEAKEILRDHDLKTPSDGEEFVVKAQVLANHRKEKGGIKFAESREEAEKLKQEMLGTEIDGQEVDEVLIEPQIDFSEEYYVSFMYSTDTRNPVMIFSREGGTGIEGKEAAKLDLEDDSQFRFRQFLKENEFKGKEIVKIAIQLQKLFQAFLEEDARMLEVNPLAKTEDGFVVLDAMMDLEDDASYRHDRDFPERNAEGGEKTEREKRAEKIDEDDHRGVAGKYTELDGDIGMMLAGGGASLTNMDALMEYGGKPANYTEYGGNPPTEKVYKLSKVIMSKELNGLWHVGGTANNTDVERTMDGFIQALREIKPKYPIVVRRDGPHADEAFEKLREVKEELNLNMKLFRNDKPMTESAEDLMEMVEAYKGEMNE, encoded by the coding sequence GTGAAACTGTACGAAAACGAAGCCAAAGAAATACTCAGAGATCACGACCTGAAGACCCCTAGCGACGGGGAGGAATTCGTGGTGAAGGCACAGGTACTGGCCAACCACAGAAAAGAGAAAGGCGGAATAAAATTCGCAGAAAGCCGTGAAGAAGCTGAAAAATTAAAGCAAGAAATGCTCGGGACAGAGATAGACGGGCAAGAAGTAGACGAAGTACTAATCGAACCTCAAATAGATTTCTCAGAAGAATACTATGTCAGCTTCATGTACAGCACAGACACCCGAAACCCTGTAATGATATTCTCCAGAGAAGGAGGAACAGGAATCGAAGGAAAAGAAGCAGCAAAACTAGATCTGGAGGACGATTCACAGTTTAGATTCCGGCAATTCCTAAAAGAAAACGAGTTCAAAGGAAAAGAAATCGTCAAAATAGCGATACAACTACAGAAACTTTTCCAAGCCTTCCTGGAAGAAGACGCTCGGATGCTCGAAGTAAACCCTCTAGCCAAGACAGAAGACGGCTTTGTCGTACTCGATGCAATGATGGACCTAGAAGACGATGCATCGTACCGCCATGACCGAGACTTTCCAGAGAGAAATGCAGAAGGAGGAGAAAAAACTGAAAGAGAAAAAAGAGCTGAGAAAATAGATGAAGACGACCATAGAGGCGTAGCTGGAAAATACACCGAGCTAGACGGCGACATCGGAATGATGCTAGCAGGGGGCGGCGCCTCTCTCACAAACATGGACGCACTGATGGAATACGGCGGCAAACCAGCAAACTACACGGAGTACGGTGGAAACCCTCCGACAGAAAAAGTATACAAACTGTCCAAGGTCATCATGTCCAAAGAACTGAATGGGCTGTGGCATGTAGGAGGAACAGCCAACAACACAGATGTGGAAAGAACCATGGACGGATTCATACAAGCATTAAGAGAAATAAAGCCCAAATACCCTATAGTAGTGAGGCGGGACGGTCCTCACGCAGATGAAGCATTTGAAAAACTCAGAGAAGTAAAAGAAGAGCTCAACTTGAACATGAAGCTGTTTAGAAACGATAAACCGATGACAGAATCAGCTGAAGACCTTATGGAGATGGTCGAAGCATACAAAGGTGAGATGAATGAGTAA
- a CDS encoding HAD family hydrolase — translation MSKIPVFDIGDTLSPSKEFSRKVFREELERQGVENPPKYPYEGFNEMSVESIQEWFERDDIDADAEVAVEKYKEAKKERLKELEMFEMLRKIGKEIETPGIISDNKVAAKKFYKDMFEEENVEIEGFVVSEEIGVKKPEKGIFQEFLNRRSLSGENCVYFGNNIPRDSACENVGMQFVLVKQFEVFGDNWNGRQVSKLNFENVREEVTR, via the coding sequence ATGAGTAAAATTCCTGTTTTCGATATCGGAGATACTCTATCTCCTTCGAAAGAGTTCTCCCGGAAAGTCTTCAGAGAAGAATTAGAGAGGCAAGGTGTTGAGAACCCTCCGAAGTATCCTTATGAAGGATTCAACGAGATGAGTGTAGAATCAATCCAGGAATGGTTTGAAAGAGATGATATTGATGCTGACGCCGAGGTAGCTGTTGAGAAGTATAAAGAAGCAAAGAAAGAGAGGTTAAAAGAGCTTGAAATGTTTGAAATGCTCAGAAAAATCGGGAAAGAGATTGAAACCCCTGGAATTATCAGTGACAACAAAGTAGCTGCCAAGAAATTCTACAAGGATATGTTCGAAGAAGAAAATGTTGAAATAGAGGGCTTTGTAGTTTCTGAAGAGATAGGAGTTAAGAAGCCAGAAAAAGGAATTTTTCAGGAATTTCTAAATAGGAGGAGTTTATCCGGAGAAAACTGCGTCTACTTTGGAAACAATATTCCGAGAGACTCAGCATGTGAAAATGTTGGAATGCAATTTGTGCTCGTAAAACAGTTCGAAGTATTCGGAGATAACTGGAACGGCAGACAGGTTTCAAAACTAAACTTTGAGAATGTTAGAGAGGAGGTTACAAGATGA